ATCTCCCCCATCATGATAAATTGGTTGAAATAAAGATACTGGATCTTGTATAGCATCTAGTGCAAATACTACATCCTCCCTTGGTAATTGTAATTCTTTTGCTATCTGGGATATAGTTGGTTCTTTGTTGTCTTGATTTACCAATTTATCTCTAACTTGTAATGCCCTATATGCAATATCCCTTAATGATCTACTAACTCTTATAGAGTTATTATCTCTTAAGTATCTTCTTATTTCCCCTATAATCATAGGTACTGCATATGTTGAAAATCTAAGATTTAGACTTAAATCAAAATTATCAATGGATTTCATTAAACCAATACATCCTACTTGAAATAAATCATCTACGTTTTCTCCCCTATTATTGAAGCGCTTTATCACACTTAAGACCAACC
This DNA window, taken from Clostridium estertheticum, encodes the following:
- the sigG gene encoding RNA polymerase sporulation sigma factor SigG; amino-acid sequence: MMFNKVEICGVNTSKLPVLKEKEKKELLLRIQNGEYECREKFIEGNLRLVLSVIKRFNNRGENVDDLFQVGCIGLMKSIDNFDLSLNLRFSTYAVPMIIGEIRRYLRDNNSIRVSRSLRDIAYRALQVRDKLVNQDNKEPTISQIAKELQLPREDVVFALDAIQDPVSLFQPIYHDGGDEIYVMDQISDTKNSDDSWLENISINEGMKKLKDREKLILNLRFFDGKTQMEVADEIGISQAQVSRVEKNALKHMRKYV